The genomic interval CTGAGTACAAAACTTTCTTTCAGTGTGATTTTGATTTCTGCCTCATcatgttttcagattttcacaacagagtaaaaaaaatctgcttcatCATGTTTAACCTCCAGTAAAGCGATGTGACTCAGCAGTCTCACTTCCTCTCGGTCTCAAACCGCCTCGGTTTCAGTTCATCATGTGAGTATAAAAGAGGGCCGGGCGGAGCTGTGAGGCCGCAGAGGACGGAGGCTCAACTGAGAGGAGACGACAACCGACCGACCAGCAACAAAGTAGAGAAGACGTTTGTTACAGTCCGAGGAGATGGAGGTCACAAAGAGCGCCAGGAAAGACGACCAGGGAGAAGTCGGAAGGTAAGACAACAAACAGAatttaatgtgaaaatgtttattctATTTGATAccaaaatcagatttttatttatttatttaattttttaatttaaatttttattcaGAGCAaaattgaaacatgttttgcagCTAGTCAAAGatacaaatgtttttcagaaagtgaagagaaacaataaaacaggtATAAGTCACAGTTGTCTAAACATTCTAcataaacttaaaaacacatacCTGCACCCAATCAGGCAAACTGATAAGTCAGTGAAAGAAAGTAAATAAGTTTAAAGTAAATATACTCTCACAAAAACGTATACCCAAGTTTACAGTCGTAAATCTTCACAAACTGAGAAATGCTCAAATCTTTTTTTGAGAAACTTATAAAAGTGATCAGAtgaattaaagtcttaaagatTCTTTAAAGGATTAATGTTAGTGTTGTAcagaccacactaactgagaccaagaccagaccggggcagggggcgtgtccctgACTTAGGTTGTGTTCGTCACCGTGGGATAAAAATCAGGTCAATCTTCTTTTAGAAAGAACcgttttccttcttatcacagtgatgacgtgaGAAAGAAGcagatcagtggtggtctttaccggtcttgatttaaaatccagagaccgcccagtctgagtctgagaccgagacaaagtGTTCTGGAGACCGGTCTCGATCTGACACTAATTAAAAGTATTTCAAAGTACTGAAGCTTTCTTCACAGCGTTCGCAGGTTGTCAAATATTATCGTTACCATGGTTACGGCTCATAaagatgcattgttgttagggTCATTTCGAGTGCTTCATGAAACCGTCTGAATTCCTCGAACACGCCGCTAACTGTGTCTCGTCTTTGTTCCCCGACAGCGACCTATCGGAGCGGATTAAAGCCGCCACCAAAGATAACCACGTCCGAGctgaaaacacacagctgatgcTGAGTTACCAGAAGGGACAGATCACGCTGCCACAGTACAAGGTAACGACGCGGCGTTCACACGGTCTCGCTCTCTGATCATATCTGTGGATTATAATCTTTCTGTTCCTTCAGGTGCTGCTGTGCTCGCTCTACGAGATCTACAAGgcgctggaggaggagctggacagaAACTCCTCCCATCCCGCCGTCGCACCGATTTACTTCCCTCAGGAGCTCGCTCGCCTGGAGTCGCTCGAGAGCGATCTGGAGTTTTTCTTCGGCGCCGCGTGGAGGAAGAAGGTGATCGTTCCCGCCGCCACGCACCGATACGAACAGAGGCTACGCCAGGTGAGCGAAAGAGGAAGACGATCGGTTAACTGTGAtgaatacttgattctgattggtcggttACAGTTTCCTATGGTCTGGTATCAGGGTTCTCAGGGTGACCATTTACCTTTACCGGGTTTAACCAATCAGAACAATGCATCGTGCTCACATTGCTGATTTGTCTGTACATGTTTTATgctagttagcctagcttagcatgctaacaggacctgctgtgtAGCATCAGGTAGGTGAGCTAGCCAAAAGGAAGTCAACGTTTCCACAATGAGCTCCAGGAGGTTTACAGATTCTTACAGGTTTACAGTACCAGCCAATGAATGAGCTACGTTTTGCACACGCCCACGGTGGAAACGCCGACACGCTGGACGTCTTATTGGACGACTTCTAACTTTTGGATTTTAAGTCGTATAAATTCTAAAAgcgtcttctttgtttttcagatcgGCAGAGAGAAACCGGAGCTGTTGGTGGCGCACGCTTACACCCGCTACCTCGGGGATCTCTCAGGAGGTCAGGTGCTGGGGAAGATTACCCAGAAGTCTCTGGGGCTGAGCGGCAGAGACGGGctgtccttcttctccttccccGGCGTGAGCAGCCCGAACCGCTTCAAGCAGCTTTACAGGAGCCGGATGAACAGCGTCGAGCTGACGGAGGACGAGACGGCGGCGGTGCTGGAGGAGGCGGTCGCCGCCTTCGAGCTCAACATCCAGGTGAGAGGACAGACGGACGCCGCGGTGTCGGTTAGAAATATGAAATGTTCAGCGGCCATTttctacgacggaggattaggacctcgttaatttatttttttttatttcaagatgAAAGAAAATTTACAaatttaatcttgtaaattaaaaataaatatttttttaacatggccctaatcctccgtcgtcaTTTTCCTTCCACGGGGGAAGCTTTAAAGATCAGGAGGTAAAcgtgttggagtaatcccaggttgagtcagcagagggcgctaaacgacTCCTTTctgtcctgacagacattaataactcaggttctctgaaaaaggaacaaagaaaatcatctgtatcagtttgtaaaaacttcaaccaatgtctgccacgtggtaccaatctgatgaaccaatcagacgcctccctgcctccctgctcgctctctacctcttgcgtgctctagctcacactcagagctcGTCATCGAGTTTATACTGAGTttactgaatgagacatgagacgacgtagagATGACCTGAGGTccatgcacctataatctgaaaattaaaacgtgtttctgttcctgtattttcattttaaaattagctttttcatttgaattatgatacagatttaacggggcattttttgaaaatgataaagcaaatgtaattttctttttcattttaatttagtcaaagaatgtgcatttttgaagttgaaaactaaaattaaaattagataaattaatcatcattttatttttgagtcaaataataataataataataataataataataataatccactcatattctgaaaattaaaaagcatttctgttaatgcattttataaatgcaattttcaaattagctttatcatttgaattttgatcactaatcgcttccatacttCTGGAGCAAACGCGCTCGTACATGTAAGGTGcaggtgcagacggagcactgagggaaagctacttttaaaatcatgctagttttagaaaatgaccagcCCTGCCTTTAACAGGTACAAAACGTCCCTCTGGATTTTaactctcctttctcttttttcaaaacCTTGAAGTGTTTTCATGACACTGATTCAGcaagttcactttttctttaCTTGACTTAAAAGCGGGAACACGCTGATCAACGGTGTTAGAGCTATAACCACCCCGAGCACGAGGACTGAGAAAAATGGCCGTCATGTGAATATTAATAATCGCATCAAAACTCGACTTCCCCTCTCtggaaatttgaaaaaaagaaggaagtgaATCTCGTCCACGTTGCGACAGGACGTTTCCAGCTTGCtgactgtttatgttttttttttctcctcttcaggtTTTTGACGACCTGCAGAAAATGCTGAGTGTCGCCGCGGAGACGtccgaccaatcagagggcGGCGGCGTTAAAACTTCTCTGTTCCCGTCTTCACCCATCATGCAGTTCACCGTGGGAGTGTGCGTTGCCTTGACAACAATCGGAGTGGGACTGTACTCCTTTTAGACTCCAGAGTtgaatcaacatgaacacacagcacTTTACTCAAAAACCTGATTTGAAGTCAGTCCGCTGAAGGAGCCATTACGTTTAttttaacttgtgttttcacctcttctctctccgtcgtgatgcttttgatgttttctgtgaAACTCTTTGAatcgccttgttgctgaaatgtgattTAGAAATAAACTTCTTTCAGTACAGAAACGTTGctgatgtatttgtgcaatttaaagttcatttaaaagggacatattctgaaaaatcctcttcttcagtctgaacatatatctgtgtaacctgagagtctactgacccacaacatgtgaaataaaccatccagtcctttgtttgtggtctgcataagtcttacaacacagagaaaaatgctctgtttcaaatgtgctctccttgtgatgtcacagtgggattctagtaaaaacaaatcctctcccctggtatctccacccatggactccacccccagcatAGAGTAAAACTTTTacacaggtcggccatttttattctctctacagaggagtgatgtctactgggaaaactcagggagggggcggggctcattacatttaaagagacacacacaccaaaacggagcgttctgagaaaTCCACAGGAAATTTAAACCCGTTTTCCTTTTATAACCGCTGTTGCACAGGGAGTGACGATTCTTTCGAGCAATGAAAGGACTTCAGTGAGTCTAGCTCCGCCCCTTTATGGTCGTATCAataccccaacagaagggtaccaaaaaagacCAACGCCAtactgaactgaaccggaccgcttggtggagaCGGGGCTTTTTTCTGACTcatctccagctaccagaacaacttccacattttttggggggacttGATCCGGGGACCCTCGGgttccaaacccaagtccctacagacctGAGCTTCAGCCGCCCCCCCAACACGCCGTCTCAAAGTATCatcaacaaacatttcaaagaactCGGAGCGTTTTCTTCATTTGAAATACTTTACATCTTTATTCAGAGTCGTGTTTTCTTTACATCTTTTCACCTTTAAACTTCTTTGTTCATCTTTTtatgatgacatcacttttCTCTCCCTCGTGGTCGGGACAGAAACATCCAAAGTGAGCGGGAGTGATTCCAACATGTCCGTCAGCAGAAACAgtgactctgcagatcaaaactATTTACAGGTACAACGTGACCaacgccgccgccgccgctctGACACGCCTCTACTTGACCCGGTACAGGACTTTCCTCTGCATGCGGTGCTGCAGCTCGCCTCGCCGCAGCATCAGGTGCAGCACTTTGTAGATGGCGTGCTCTGGATATTTCTGTGAGAGACGAGAACAGGAAGTAGAGAGATtaacaggaagttgtttttgtctcgGTAAATTCAACTCAAGAGGTCGTCTCTGAGGGCGTTAATAACCCCGCCTCTTCTAAACGACTCGCTCAAATCAACGATGCAAATATGAAATGTGGTATTCACGTCCccgtctgtgaggtcacatcgTGTTTTGGCGTTGTGAAGGCACGGCACAGCGGgcgctccacacacacacactcacagtcagacGTTACTCACCTGTTTGGTAAAATCTTGGACGATGCTGTGTTCGGACACCTGCGAGCCGATGGCGAAGCGTCTCTTCAGCTGCTTCTCGACGCGCGAGATCATTTCCTGATCCTCCGTAGACGTGAAGCCCTCGGCGCCTGAGACGACACGAGGAGGTAGAGACGTTAAGAACGTGGCGTCAGAGCGCTGAGACGGTACGCTTTAACAGaactttataaaagtcgaatcATTAAAAGAAACCGACCTGAGAGGCTGCCGGACAGAGCGGCGTCCAGCGTGGACACCTGGAAGAGTCGCAGCGCCTCGTCCACTTCCTCCTCGCCGGCGACCGCCTGCAGCTTCATCTTCGCCAAAGACTCGGCGATGCGGATGACGGCCTCCAGCTGCCTGAGGACGACGGAAGCAAAGAGAGAAATATTTAGAGAGAATGATCGTCATGGAGAACAACGACAAATATGGAGCGCTGGTtgatcctttcctgcatgttgttcccctctctctctctctctctctcgccctctgatttcaaactctgtcctatctctccattaaaggcacaaaaaggatgagaataaatcttaaaataaaaataaataacaaataaagaatTCCTCCGCTCCAAACACCGGCTCAATCGTTGCAGAAAGTCCTGCAAAACATCCAAACTGACCAGCCGTATAGACGGCGTGCAGGAGTTTAGCCTCCTTCCTCTCCTACGCCCTTGTCCACTTTCTCGATATCAACCATCATTAGGataattaatttagttttaaaacacgtggtatcaatcagaatcagaatcggggtttattgccaagtacatttacacataaaggaattagacttggtgtgttggtgctaaacaattaacaaggaaataaatcagaactagaaacaacttaaataatacagaagaagctattacaataaaaaaattaaattaaattaaaaaatgtaaaatataaaaaaataaatcaaaaataaaatataaaaaatcaaaaattaaaataaaatataaaaaattaaaatacaaaatgtaaaaaattaaaatacaaaatgtaaaaaattaaaatacagtatgtacaaaaggtgtgatgtaggagctgtgcagtggactatggtAAAAactcttagtgtgtgtaacttctcacagagtgcatgtgaGGAAgattaaagtccagtgggcgttaatgtaacacacaaagaacaGT from Labrus mixtus chromosome 20, fLabMix1.1, whole genome shotgun sequence carries:
- the hmox1a gene encoding heme oxygenase 1a translates to MEVTKSARKDDQGEVGSDLSERIKAATKDNHVRAENTQLMLSYQKGQITLPQYKVLLCSLYEIYKALEEELDRNSSHPAVAPIYFPQELARLESLESDLEFFFGAAWRKKVIVPAATHRYEQRLRQIGREKPELLVAHAYTRYLGDLSGGQVLGKITQKSLGLSGRDGLSFFSFPGVSSPNRFKQLYRSRMNSVELTEDETAAVLEEAVAAFELNIQVFDDLQKMLSVAAETSDQSEGGGVKTSLFPSSPIMQFTVGVCVALTTIGVGLYSF